From Catharus ustulatus isolate bCatUst1 chromosome 24, bCatUst1.pri.v2, whole genome shotgun sequence, the proteins below share one genomic window:
- the LOC117006912 gene encoding transcription factor HES-5-like: MAPSNALMIHVEEKLLPKEKNKLRKPVVEKMRRDRINSSIEQLKMLLEKEFQRHQPNSKLEKADILEVAVSYLKQQSQLQDQKTFIHKNPEQDFNSGYLRCLKEAMHFLSYYEPKKETQVQLIKHFCKAQLGADVSYSAALRGPSLSPCVFPRKQPAQKSVAAAPTIWRPW, translated from the exons ATGGCTCCCAGCAATGCTCTCATGATCCACGtggaggagaagctgctgccaaaggaaaagaataaa CTGAGGAAGCCGGTGGTGGAGAAAATGCGCCGGGACCGGATTAACAGCAGCATCGAGCAGCTGAAAATGCTCCTGGAGAAGGAGTTCCAGAGGCACCAGCCCAACTCCAAGCTGGAGAAAGCCGACATCCTGGAAGTGGCTGTCAGCTACctgaagcagcagagccagctgcaggACCAAAAAA caTTCATCCACAAGAACCCAGAGCAGGACTTTAACAGCGGGTACCTGCGGTGCCTCAAGGAAGCAATGCACTTTCTGTCCTACTACGAGCCCAAGAAGGAGACCCAGGTCCAGCTCATCAAGCACTTCTGCAAGGCTCAGCTGGGTGCAGATGTCTCATACTCTGCAGCTCTGCGTGGCCCCAGCCTTTCTCCCTGTGTGTTTCCCAGAAAACAGCCTGCCCAGAAGAGCGTGGCTGCTGCTCCGACCATCTGGAGACCTTGGTAG